Proteins encoded in a region of the Maridesulfovibrio bastinii DSM 16055 genome:
- a CDS encoding DUF6890 family protein, producing the protein MQLQLYSAKWFPGREIDTDSMSEALFLEKDYWEKMSVAVCNGIAKAFRG; encoded by the coding sequence ATGCAATTGCAGTTGTACTCAGCAAAATGGTTTCCCGGGAGAGAAATTGATACTGACTCTATGTCTGAAGCATTGTTTTTGGAAAAAGATTATTGGGAAAAAATGAGTGTAGCAGTCTGTAATGGCATTGCGAAAGCTTTTAGGGGATGA
- a CDS encoding putative phage tail assembly chaperone: MIALNINGQEFEFTVTVAIYNQYINEMQPNNKVTPAHNFLMRSIKPEQKDDFKTVMELPGAPIQIAAKIIEEYSPDLEITVGK, encoded by the coding sequence ATGATTGCTCTCAATATCAACGGACAGGAATTTGAATTTACTGTAACTGTAGCCATTTATAATCAGTACATTAATGAAATGCAGCCGAATAACAAAGTTACCCCGGCACATAATTTTTTGATGCGTTCTATCAAGCCTGAGCAGAAGGATGATTTTAAGACTGTAATGGAACTCCCCGGAGCACCCATACAGATCGCTGCAAAAATTATTGAGGAATACTCTCCTGATCTGGAAATCACAGTGGGAAAGTAG